In Acropora muricata isolate sample 2 chromosome 13, ASM3666990v1, whole genome shotgun sequence, the DNA window tgctgttgttatttttaatAGCACATAATTTTCTTGATGCTTGAAAGTGCAAGGAGAAGAAACAACCCTAACTGAATATAGCAGCATTAGCAGCAAAGTTGATGAACTTCTACCCATTTTTGTCCTCTCCATCGTACGCTTTTAGAAGGGAAACTCactatatttgttttgtttttttgttttgttttttatttttttcacatttcagCCCTTcatggaaaagaagaagctgtAAAGCTCATGATATCCAGGTACAAACAAATTCACAAATCCTTGCAAAaaccaaataataatagtaaggggtgatagtaatagtaataataatgatgatgataatatatatatatttttttaaatgaaaccTATTTACAATTGTTTTAAAACACGTAAAATGTccctttaaaaaagaaaaaaaaggtcaaTAAATAGTGCCCTCAGTGTTCACAATTTCTATATCAATATTAgcaatattataattataataataataataataataataatattaataaacaaCTGAAAGAGCAGAAAGAATCAGAGCGAACAGAGGGCTGGAGGAACAATCCCTTGCATGGCCAGTTTCTGCGCTAAACAGAGGAGATTAGGGATGATGCTACCTGGGATTGGCTTAGAAAGGGGGATCTAAAAAAGGACACTGAAGGGATGATTACAGCAGCGCAGGATCAAGCATTGTAGAAAAGAAGAATTTGTGTCCACTCTGTAGGATTTGAGGTGAAAAAAACGAGTCAATGGGACACCTGGTTGGAGAGTGTAGCAAGCTAGCCCAAGCTGAATACAAGAACCGGCATGATAATGTGGCTAAGATGATCCACTGGAACACTGCACACTTATAAGGCCTTGATGTCTCAAGCAAATGGTACGAGCATAACCCCGAAGGGGTAATTGAAAACGATCATGTTAAACTCCTCTGGGTCTTTAACATCCAGACATCCACTTACATCTAAGCGAGAAGACCATACGTGGTTGTAGTGGACAGGGCGAAAAACACCTGCAACATTATTGATATTGCTGTACCTGTAGATGCTGGAATCGTcgagaaagagaaggagaaagtTGAAAAGTACCAAGATCTACGAAGAGAGGTGGCACGACTCTGGAATGTCAAAGCAAAAGTTGTTCCTATTATGGTTGGTGCACTAGGCGCCGTCACACCCAACCTTTCTAAACACCTGGATGCAATTGGTGTGACCACAAGGATCGAGCTTTTACAGAAAGCAGCTCTCCTCGACACAGAGCGCCTTCTCAGACGAGTACTAGAGGCCTGAAGTTATGAGACATAACCTGCCCTCAGTGAAAAGGAAAATCTCTAGCCATAAGCTGTGAaatctatacataataataataataataataataataatagaagaagaagaagaagaagaagagccaaaagtggatcctatcacagaatgtggaaattgtaaaacgattatatcgtaattagaaatttattgtaagaaaggacaacggaaaaagaacttgatatattgttagaacgttacatgcaaggaaagactataagaaagctgacacttataacattaacttagcctagagtgataccccgcaaagttataacaagtaacacatcgaacaacttaaaataaaaatgtccataataataatgataataataatgataacaataataatgataatgaaccCGATAGCCTGGAAGATAAGTGCATCTGAAGGGTATAGGCTATCTAAGCCGATCGGCACAACGATCACTGACCTGCTTTACATCGACGACTTGAAGATCTTCGCAGCGTCTGAATCAAAGCTAAGCAGCGTCATGAATTCGGTGAGGGCAGCAATGGAGGATGTGGGGCTCATATGGAATCCGAAGAAATGTGCCGTGGCCCACTTCAAGAGGGGGGTCCGCGTTCCTGAGAGTACTGGCCTGCTGATGTCTGATGGGAATGTAAAGATACCAACGCTAGAAGATGGTCAGCAGTACAAGTTCTTAGGTGTGCTCGAGACTCTTAGGCAAGAAGAGAAGATAGTCTTGCGATGTGCCGCTCGAGAGTATTTGCGTAGGTTGTCTGTCAGTTTAAACATCCTGACCCAGTCTGTGTCACCGAGGAAAGGGAAGTTGTACCCGGGGATAAGCTAAAGACCTAAGAAGCCTAAGAAAACTTCGAGAATCAAGAATGGAGGGGGTAGTTGAGgaacaaaaatggcaaggaaaattGATAACAGCCAGAAAAGAAGACGGAGATCTTAACACCGAGCAATGCTTCTGGTGACTCAATGAATGGCGAATGTGcccaacacacaccatcgcaGGTATGTTGAAATTTATGAACAGCTCTTACCAACAAGACTGTACGCCATCCACAAGACCCAAGCAAGTCCTAATAGTAACCCTACCTGCAGGCTGTGCGGTACAGCACCAGAGAGCATGGCTCATATACTCTCTGCTTGTCCTGCGTTGATCCAAACAAAGTACCTGGCAAGGCATGACGCAGTTCTGAAGGTCCTGTTTTTTGACATCATGGAAGACCTGGGACTTATTGAAGCGTCgccaccgtggtattcaccAACTAAGCCACAGCCGGTATATGAGGGAGCGTATGCACAGGCatactgggacgtcccagtctTCGGAGAGTACCAAGATCTCAGGGCCAACAGAATTGATGCGAGGATAGTAAACCACCAGGAGAAGAAGGTTATAACgatggagatgagctgcccctgGATGAGCAATCGTCAAAAGAAAACCTCAGAAAAGACGATGAAATACGCGCCTCTCAGATGGAAGCTGAAACAGAAGTATCCCGGGTACGAGATttcacagtacaacatcattgtgGACGTACTCGGGGGCTGGTCGACAGACGTGGAGGTAGCTGTGAAAGAGCTAGTTGAGAGGCGTCACAAAGATGTCCTCAAGAAGATGTAGAAGGCATGCTTATCCGCCAGATTGAACATTGCACGTACTTTTAAGGTTGCGACacattagacatttttttttttatcttacccgtgcctcagtttgtctcctgctctagaactttgaacatttagcaattttagcgtaaatttgtttagtttattatatatatacatatacatattttaaccttacctattaattgtacactaccttttgactctagtttcactagccggagcacaggtcacgccttggcgccctgtgttcctgtaactgtatagcatacaggtagtttttactgctgcatgataataataatagtaataataatattgataatcataataatgataataataatagtaataatgataataatagagGGACGCTTCGTTTGCCTTAAGTGCCGTTTGCAAAGGCGATTTTTGTCGTGAAAACTAGAACCAGTTTTTGTTGCGCACTGGCAAGTTTTAAACCCGCTGCGCTTAAATCGCTATCTGTTTGTTTCAAATCCTGTGTGTTCTACTCCAGTCGGAACAACTTCTTGTAAAACACGTAAAGTTAAATTGTTGTAAAACACGTAAAATTAAAAGCCATACTGTCATGTTATGCGCAGGTGTGGTTATATTCGTGACTCTCCCGACAGCTGCGGTTCCACGCCACTGATGGATGCATTTCGTTCTGGTTACATCACAGTAGCAGAGATTCTCATTCATAAACATCAGGTACATGATATCAAAGTCACGAAATGTCCTATCTAATAACAAAGTCTAATCGCAAACCATCTTTTTTTAGCATCAAGGATAGCGTTTGAGGCTGGACTTGGGGTTACGGTTTTTGCCTAGAAATAGTAGGACACTCTATGACTTTTATTCTCCGTACTTACGATCGAACCGATAGCTTCGTAATCGTTTCACGGCAGAAATTTGACCAGCATACTTGTGATAGcgcgtattttttttttttaagcagtaTTTTTTTGAAGCTGCCGTCACGTTCTTTTAAACTCCCACAAAAAGATGTTTGCCGCCACCTACTGCTGTGACAATTTGCTTGGAAGATGAAACTCGTGATTAGTTGATTGTGCTTAGATTTATCTAAGGGCTTTTCTCTCCGATCGAACATCATTTCCCTTCTAAAATCCGAGTAAGTATACTTAAATATATTTGCGACGAAGATTAGCCTTTATCAACACAGATAATGAATTTATATGGTAACAGAGTTGCTTTTCGTAAGTACTTAAAGTCAAGTAGTACTTGAATCTAAGATGGGCCGACACGGAACGTGGAGTCCATTTTACAATTCAACTTTAAGTCTATGTTTTCTCCGAGCCTTGGTGGCCTTATGCCTTCATTTCTCTCTTTCTGTACAGGCCTGTGTGAATTCTAAAGATCAGCTTGGCAGACAAGCCATACACCTTGCATCTCTAGCTGGTTGCAATACTTCGCTAGACTATTTGATTAAAAACGTTGATGCCGATGTCAATGTACGCACCGAGGGTTCCAAAATGACGCCATTGCATCTAGCAGCTAAGGTAAGCTCAGATATTTCCACGACTGCACTTAGTTAAATGCATGACGGCTTCAAGTGTGCCCGCACACTTTTCGTTAACTTTTAAAAATATGGACAATGAAGAGATACAGTTATGTCGAGAAGGTAAGCATTAGATAACATATGCATACCTGCCACTGAACTCTCTCGGATAATCCGCGAGTCTCACGCATACAGAACGGATCTCCCGGTCCGTACGGGTAACCAAATCTCCCGGATGAAAGCGGCAAATATACCAAATGTACcctaatcaaaacaatttcggtttttttttaagtcaccTCGCCGTTTCTTGAGGCATGTTTTTAGGTTAAGCAATCTTTGAACCACAAAACCATATGTATATGGAAATGAAGCAAACGCTTCCTTCGTTTTCACGGCCATATAAGAGACTGTCTGATTGGATCTCTgttaaccaataaattaaaaatcgatTTGTCTTCAGAACACTTCGGTGAACTTTAAAAGCCTAACCCTTCCTAATTCTCTGGGCCAACATCGGAAAATCTTCGGAGGACTTCAGTTAAACTTGGTTCAACTTAGGAAGTCCTCGGAAGACCTCGGAAATCGTGTTCCTTTTTTCCCGCTGTAAGTTTAAGGTGAACAAGTCGATTTGGGGGCAGGGAGGTCGATTTGATGTGGAGGAGGTCTCATCGCCTTTTTCTTGAGGAGGTTGGGGGTGAGTTCAATACCGGATCTCCATattttagatctccagaggttggcatctctatACACGGCTTCAAGTGTCGCCACACATTTCTCCTTAGCTTTTAAAAATATGGATAATGAAAGTCGTGAGATACAGTTATGTCCAGGAGGTTAGCATTTGATAGCATAGGGTGAAGTTAAACTGAACGAAACTGAACTATTTTGGGCTGCcatttgtacatattcggtcaATGATTACGCAGAAATCTGCGCATGCACCGTTGGCTGATTGATGCCAGCTCTAACAGTCAGTTGACTTAATTGCCAATGTTAAAAAGAAGTAATGCCATGCTCTTAGCAACCAGTTTTTTCGTTTGACGTTTCTGACGTTGCTAGGAAGGCTACGATCGAACCGTCCATTTTTTATTGGACAGAGGCGCAAGCATAAATTCACAAGACAAAAATGGAAGGACGGGTAAGAATCAATCAGCTGTCAATGTGGCAATTTTTCTCGCAGCTTTTCTCGCAGTTGTTGCTACAGAAGTTTTTTCCTTGTGAGAAAGATCATGGAGGTTAAGAAACTGCGAAGGCTACTGCAACAGAAACGTCACTTCCAAACAGAATTTTGGGGTAGGTTTAGTGTTTTGGGGTTATTTCATGcaagtgtcctttcacttgattggcacGTATGGTTTTCGTGAAAAGACACAGAATGAAAGATTACTGCCGCGGTTTCACGCAATCGTCACAATCGGAAAATTGCACGTTGTGGTTTGGCAGACAACGTCAAAGAAATATACTTAAATGCGTGCCGCGTGTACAGCACGAGTATTTTtccacattcaaccaatcatatcactgATTTGTGGCGCTGTCGTTGTCGTGGTCGTACTTGTTAGTTTCGATAATCACATGTCATCAAAAGAACATTTCACGGGCTAATTCCACAAAGCATAACGTTACAGGTTGCAGGACACACGCAGTTGTTGTACagaaaaggttttgttttcgtttggttttttgtttttgtttttgcttttgtttttttgtgggaAGTGCGACTGTTGCAAAGTGTAACCTCCAGGATTCCACCTCCTGTAACGGTGTCTGCAAGTTGTCTCACAGGGCCGAAACAAATGGAATCTGATAAAAGGTTTGTTTCCTCACAGCTCTTCATCTTTGCGCAGCCGCGGGGCATGAAGGGACAGTGGATGTTCTATTACGCTCTTACAAAGCTAATAGCAGCATTAAAGACTGTTTTGGGCAGAAGGCCGAGGATCTTGCTCTGAAACCAGCTGTACGACAATATTTCAGGATGGAACGGACGTAGTGCAAGCTAAAAATCTTTTATCGGGGTTAACCGCTGTCGGTTGGTTGAATTCTTTCGTGTTCTACCGGAGGAAGACCAATTTCTTGTTGATTTGGTTGATCAACTTTTCTTGCCCAGCTGCGTTGAGTGAAATGGTTGAAAACGATGAGGAAAGTCGTCGTGATTAGTCACGCAACGCCTTCGTCCCCGTGGCGAAGAGGAGTGTTGAATGACCTGATTCCCGGCAACACTAGAGATGCTTCAAATGagacaatattttaaaatgctttAGTAGTGGAGAAGTTTAGAAGTAGCAGTAATCTTCTGTTACGTGTTCCAACTTAATGTTTACAGTATTGTAGGCAATGAAAGTGCCGAGATATCATTTAAATGAACCAACGGGTCTTACACCTTGAATATATATTctctacgaaaaaaaaaaaaaacacttgtgTCCAAGAGTTAACGTGATTAAGCTCGCTTTTTGTAAGCGTCACGAATTGTCCCACTAAGTCCAAGTTTACACACCCTGTTTTGTAACTTAAGGAGGAGCGTTtactttgttttgatttcttttcatGGGACAGGTTTGTGGTGACTGTTTTTGCCCCTTTGAGCAATAGAGTCAGGAGGACACTTTAATGACCTTTACTTGTATGTATTTCTCGTCAGAAATGATGTTGAAGTCGTTAATGAGACGGGCAAGAGGGCATCTGGTGACTCTTATTTCAGTGCTCATGTTAAcaaggcagcgtggccgagtggttaggttGATATTTCGTGATCCgtgttcaagtcccgctctgaccacacGCGGGATCCGTTACGGGTACATGATTAACTGTCTACTGTCAGTTGAgtttcttaacctgttaagtttatttcagtagtttgtttCACCGGCCTATTTAAACTTAGTTCAGTCCTGAACATGCCTTGTCTTGATGATGTCTTGGACAAATTGAAGGCCTTGGACGTAATTcggaaattttcaatttcatccGTCAACACGAATAAGGGAGGCAAAATCCTATTAGAAGAAAAAATCTCTGTTTGAAAATATGTTGATATTTCAGAATATGCAACCTGAATCTTGATCCTGCCGAATACTTTTTTTAGTTCACACCGTACGAAATCTCAATGGAACACTCTCCAATTCACCATGTCAATTTAATACCTTCTTTCGATTCCCTCTTGTGGTCACAAGATGTTCGCGACTGTGCCAAATTCCATCGCTAgataaaattgaaattacggtAGTTAAGATTAAAAAAGCTTCAAGTATCTCGAAAGATTACTTAAGTCCCAGGTATTTCGTTATTCCAATCTCATTTTAACAATGAAACAACATGAATCAATCCTCATTTAATTAGGCAAGCGCTACCTCATTGCAATTATATTAGAATAACAATGGAGTTCCTTTGGAACAAGAGAGGGAAATGGAGAACAGGGAATTTTTATAAAATCAGGAGTCTTTAAAGAGAAGGAATCCGTAAAGAGTGCGctcatgaataaataaatattgtcgATTGGACATCTTCGCATTGAGTTATCTAACACCCTTGCTATTATTTTAAAACCCTCTGCTTCAGGGCGGAAAGCACATTGCGGTTGTATGCACGAAATGTTAAGATGACAAGAGATAATTATTTTGAGGGGAGGTTTTAAGCAGCCGTTTTCGACCGTTCTTGCGACCGATGTAACATATCTTAGTCATTAACGGATTCCTGGTATCAAAGATTTGCAATCCCTCGTTTTAAAGATATTTTCCACATTCCCGCGTTGCTTCTTTTTCAGATATTCTTCTGTAATTCTTTGGTTTAAAATTACCGGTTCAGGTCTTGTCGTTGATACACAATCTAACAAATCGTATAGGCAATTGTTAAATTAAGCTAATCCCCGACCCACCCACACCTGGGATATAAGTTTTTGTGGTTTGGTAATCGGTGAAAAAGTAGCTATGGCAAATTATTGGATTTCAGAAGCGCTAATAATCCCATAAATTGTGTGAAAAAAGAGGGATTTTAAAACGCGATCTACACTAAGATTGCCTGGTATGTTAACCTGCTTTCCGAAATTCTTCACTAAATGCGCTCAACTTGTGaaaatatttgtatttttcACTAAAAGTATGCACGTTTGCAATCAAACGAGTCCTGTTGATCTGCTCCCTGTTGGTTATTAAAGTATCTTATTTTATGAGcagaatttttaagaaaaatgttaaGGGTTTTGG includes these proteins:
- the LOC136895651 gene encoding ankyrin repeat domain-containing protein 16-like isoform X1, with the protein product MADDIETVPSYDGFSDYPLPLRQVQRNKLDEFVKLVDSCSKRNTILNCVHSKSGDTALIVASRHGHVEVMKFLIQSGVDIEQRNKDLKRALHEAAAGSHLECVKLLISHKAEIDCLKRADWTPLMMSCTKANLDVVMALVQNGANMKLTNKDGWNCFHIAAREGHTDILSYLLDCCDNIWDTCSKNGRTPLHSAALHGKEEAVKLMISRCGYIRDSPDSCGSTPLMDAFRSGYITVAEILIHKHQACVNSKDQLGRQAIHLASLAGCNTSLDYLIKNVDADVNVRTEGSKMTPLHLAAKEGYDRTVHFLLDRGASINSQDKNGRTEMMLKSLMRRARGHLVTLISVLMLTRQRGRVVRLIFRDPCSSPALTTRGIRYGYMINCLLSVEFLNLLSLFQ